A stretch of Stenotrophomonas indicatrix DNA encodes these proteins:
- a CDS encoding type 1 glutamine amidotransferase domain-containing protein, translated as MAQRLRGKQIAILATHGFEQSELIEPKHLLEAEGARVSVVSPAKEASIKGWKDKDWGDSVAVDQPLDGADAGRFDALVLPGGVINPDTLRTNEAVLDFIRSMAGAGKPVAAICHGPWLLINSGLAEGHEVTSWPSLQQDLANAGARWRDAEVVVDGNLITSRKPDDIPAFSEAVVKALAA; from the coding sequence ATGGCACAGCGTCTACGCGGCAAACAGATCGCCATCCTCGCCACGCACGGTTTCGAGCAGTCCGAACTGATCGAGCCCAAGCACCTGCTGGAAGCGGAGGGCGCGCGCGTGAGCGTGGTGTCGCCGGCCAAGGAGGCGAGCATCAAGGGCTGGAAGGACAAGGACTGGGGTGATTCGGTCGCCGTGGATCAACCACTGGATGGCGCCGACGCCGGCCGTTTCGATGCGCTGGTGCTGCCCGGTGGCGTGATCAATCCGGATACCCTGCGCACCAACGAAGCAGTACTGGATTTCATCCGCAGCATGGCCGGTGCCGGCAAGCCGGTGGCGGCGATCTGCCACGGCCCCTGGCTGCTGATCAACAGCGGGCTGGCGGAGGGACACGAGGTCACCTCGTGGCCGTCGCTGCAGCAGGACCTGGCCAATGCCGGCGCGCGCTGGCGCGACGCGGAAGTGGTGGTGGACGGCAACCTGATCACCAGCCGCAAGCCCGATGACATTCCGGCCTTCAGCGAGGCGGTGGTGAAAGCGCTGGCGGCGTAA
- a CDS encoding SUF system Fe-S cluster assembly regulator, which produces MLRVTKLTDYATVVLTVLAARPGEVLSATELAEFTGLEPPTVSKVLKPLAQAGLVEGLRGVRGGYRLTRPSIEISLFEVVEAMEGPLALTECSHDHHQCGMAPKCGARSSWRLINDVVSEALRDVSLAQILPPLPLVDEEQRRTIAVDVVS; this is translated from the coding sequence ATGTTGCGCGTCACCAAGCTCACCGATTACGCCACCGTCGTACTGACCGTACTCGCCGCCCGTCCGGGCGAAGTGCTCAGTGCCACCGAGCTGGCCGAATTCACCGGTCTGGAGCCGCCCACCGTCAGCAAGGTGCTCAAGCCACTGGCCCAGGCCGGCCTGGTCGAAGGCCTGCGCGGCGTCCGTGGCGGTTACCGGCTGACCCGCCCATCGATCGAGATCTCGCTGTTTGAAGTGGTTGAAGCCATGGAAGGGCCGTTGGCCCTGACCGAGTGCAGCCACGACCACCACCAGTGCGGCATGGCGCCCAAGTGCGGTGCGCGCAGCAGCTGGCGGCTGATCAACGACGTGGTCTCCGAGGCCCTGCGCGATGTCAGCCTGGCGCAGATCCTGCCCCCTCTTCCCCTTGTCGACGAAGAACAGCGCCGCACCATCGCTGTCGACGTCGTCTCCTGA
- a CDS encoding SET domain-containing protein, with the protein MPKKIQARKSAIHGNGVFSVAPIKQGERVIQYKGLLRSHGDVDADDSGDVESGHTFLFTLNDDWVIDANYKGNDARWINHSCDPNCEAVIEEDEDGDSRGDKVFIEALRDIKAGEELTYNYGITLAERHTAKLKKIWECRCGSPKCTGTMLQPKR; encoded by the coding sequence ATGCCCAAGAAGATCCAAGCCCGCAAGTCCGCCATCCACGGCAACGGTGTGTTTTCCGTGGCCCCGATCAAGCAGGGCGAGCGCGTGATCCAGTACAAGGGCCTGCTGCGCAGCCACGGCGATGTCGATGCCGATGACAGTGGCGACGTGGAAAGCGGCCATACCTTCCTGTTCACCCTCAACGACGACTGGGTGATCGATGCCAACTACAAGGGCAACGACGCGCGCTGGATCAACCACAGCTGCGACCCGAACTGCGAGGCGGTGATCGAGGAAGACGAAGACGGTGACAGCCGCGGCGACAAGGTCTTCATCGAGGCGCTGCGCGATATCAAGGCGGGCGAAGAGTTGACCTACAACTACGGCATCACCCTGGCCGAGCGCCACACGGCCAAGCTGAAGAAGATCTGGGAGTGCCGCTGTGGCTCGCCCAAGTGCACCGGCACGATGCTGCAGCCCAAGCGCTGA